CTGTGTCCCCAGGGATGAAGCGGCTGTCCTACGGCCTCAACAATGTCGGGTTCGCCCCGTACGGTCCCTACTGGAGCATGATGCGCAAGTTCCTTCTGGTCGAACTCTTCGGCGTGCGCCATGTCAAGGCCGCATGGCACGCACGCCAGTATCAGGTATGGATCGTCCCATTGCGTCGGTGATTTGGGCCTTCCTTATCTCCACTCCAATGTCTTTTCTTGCATTTTTTGGCAATTAATGTGTTCTCTTGTATTTGCGTTGCTTATTCTTTAAGCATAAAACACAATATTACATTGTGGTGCACATCAGAACAGGGGCAAAATAATGCAACATGCAAAGACAATATAAAACATCATAGTGCGCTCCAAAACACGATGAAAACCAACAAAACTTGTTTGAAGCACACAGAAGCAAAACAAATTGTTGTGATACCACTAGCTATCATACAGACACAAAATAAGAGATGATATATATGGTATCTACATATTCTAGTGCACTATTGCGGCACGCGTCATGATAAAATCAGAGATGGTGGATATATATTGTGCATGATAGAAATCTCATGGATTTTATCGTAATAAGGTGGACAAACTAACGAGCACCTTGAGCGGcttggccggagagccggtagcacTGAAGGAGCACATCTTCAGGCTGGCCGACGGCCTCATCGGTATGCTGGGGTTTGGCGATATGTACAACAGCGACAAGTTCCCACACCACAAGAACTTGGAGCACGTGCTCGAGGAGGCCACACACGCGCAGGCCAGCTTTTCCGCCGAGGACTACTTTCCCAACATCATCGGCCGCCTAGTCGACCAAATCACTGGCCTCGCCGCTCGCCGCGAGCGGATCTTCAAGAAGCTTGATACCTTCTTCGAGATCATCATTGAGCAACATCTTGACCCTCAGCGTGTCAAGCCTCAGAATGGTGACCTCGTCGACCGCCTCATCAGTCTCTGGAAGGACAATAGTGGCACCCTCAGCATCACGAGAGACCACGTCAAGGGCATCATCTTTGTACGTTATGTTCTACATCATGTCCTCTCCCGATTTAGAAAAAATATGAACTAACTCACATCACTCACCACCCTGCAGGGCACGTTCATTGGTGGCTCGGACACGGCCTCGGTGACAATCCTATGGGCGATGGCGGAGCTAATCCGGAAGCCACGGCTGCTGAAGAAGGCGCAAGATGAGATCAGGTCCGTGGTGGGCGGCAACGAGAGGGTGCAACCGGATGACCTAGTAAAGCTAGgctacctcaagatggtggtgaaggaGACCCTACGGCTGCATCCGCCAGCGACCATGCTGCTGCCGAGGGAGGCCATGCGGGATATCCAGATTGGTGGCTATGAC
The Triticum dicoccoides isolate Atlit2015 ecotype Zavitan chromosome 3A, WEW_v2.0, whole genome shotgun sequence genome window above contains:
- the LOC119273691 gene encoding 4-hydroxyphenylacetaldehyde oxime monooxygenase-like, yielding MAISLSSELLSLSQQWQLLLVALASLVLFTRRLSNKGLRLPPGPAQAPILGNLHQLGLLPHQSLRDLARQHGPVMQLQLGTVPTVVVSSAEAAREVMKTHDEDCCTRPVSPGMKRLSYGLNNVGFAPYGPYWSMMRKFLLVELFGVRHVKAAWHARQYQVDKLTSTLSGLAGEPVALKEHIFRLADGLIGMLGFGDMYNSDKFPHHKNLEHVLEEATHAQASFSAEDYFPNIIGRLVDQITGLAARRERIFKKLDTFFEIIIEQHLDPQRVKPQNGDLVDRLISLWKDNSGTLSITRDHVKGIIFGTFIGGSDTASVTILWAMAELIRKPRLLKKAQDEIRSVVGGNERVQPDDLVKLGYLKMVVKETLRLHPPATMLLPREAMRDIQIGGYDVPTKTRIYVNAWAIGRDPTSWPDDPEEFKPERFEMSEIDFKGAHFELTPFGAGRRICPALSMSTATVEFTLANLLYCFDWALPKGGVVSMEEEGKLIPLLKTPLVLVPTPYRNM